From one Brachypodium distachyon strain Bd21 chromosome 4, Brachypodium_distachyon_v3.0, whole genome shotgun sequence genomic stretch:
- the LOC100844301 gene encoding putative serpin-Z12 codes for MTIQKDERARQNISRPKEQLVKARRPSSPRTLSNQSPPNLPAGAVPHVSRRSAPTPPKESRKASCSIHAGFLLHTPAAVPSREDEAKKVAPHVYRLEARAHLFGPARVLCFAAQRYSGHAHRRHPIPTPRPTPLEIIIRNRKTPPSGHADAAAGCLPLAREAAADSAGRNFVVSPLSIHAALGLVAAGARGDTRRQLLEFLGSPSLDALHGAPATELVGELNGLKQTSFASGVWIDRRRALRPEFMAIGRERYSATAESVDFVTDAEKARQRVNAFVKDATNNLIGEILPPGSVRSCTAIVLANALYFKGAWSEQPFDAPATFDAPFHTPDGTIVRVPFMTGRGKKHVAVYPGFKALKLPYKNDDGDGRQFYMLLLLPDDSTTTMKLSDLYDQAVSTPGFIKNHSPTVKVLVGRFMVPKFKFMFGFEASSDMRKLGLTKPFEDGNFSGMVSDEDRLSITAVYHKATVEVDELGTVAAAATAIHMAGSARGASPPKPRVDFVADRPFLFAIVEERSSAVMFLGHVVNPVNH; via the exons ATGACGATTCAGAAAGATGAAAGAG CGCGTCAAAATATTTCCAGACCAAAGGAACAACTAGTCAAAGCGCGTCGACCGTCTTCCCCAAGAACTCTCTCGAACCAGTCGCCCCCAAatctccccgccggcgccgttcCCCATGTCTCTCGCAGATCAGCTCCAACCCCTCCAAAGGAGTCCCGGAAGGCGTCCTGCTCCATCCATGccggcttcctcctccacacccccgccgccgtcccctccCGTGAGGATGAAGCCAAGAAGGTCGCCCCCCATGTCTACCGTTTGGAAGCGCGTGCTCATCTCTTCGGCCCTGCTCGCGTACTGTGCTTCGCGGCCCAGAGGTACTCCGGCCAtgcccaccgccgccatcctATTCCTACCCCGCGTCCAACGCCCCTAGAGATCATCATCCGTAACCGTAAGACGCCGCCTTCTGGCCACGCCGACGCGGCGGCCGGGTGCCTTCCTCTCGccagggaggcggcggcggatagTGCTGGGCGGaacttcgtcgtctcgccccTGTCCATCCACGCGGCGCTCGGcctggtggccgccggcgcgcgggGTGACACGCGGCGGCAGCTCTTGGAGTTCCTCGGCTCGCCGTCTCTCGACGCGCTGCACGGCGCCCCCGCAACGGAGCTGGTCGGCGAGCTCAACGGCCTGAAGCAGACGTCCTTCGCCTCAGGCGTGTGGATCGACCGGAGGCGGGCGCTCAGGCCGGAGTTCATGGCCATCGGCCGGGAGCGGTACTCGGCCACGGCAGAATCCGTGGACTTCGTCACGGATGCAGAGAAGGCGAGGCAGCGGGTGAACGCGTTCGTGAAGGACGCCACGAATAATCTCATTGGCGAGATCCTCCCTCCCGGCTCCGTCCGGTCGTGCACGGCAATCGTCCTCGCCAACGCCCTCTACTTCAAAGGGGCGTGGTCCGAGCAGCCGTTCGACGCACCGGCGACCTTCGACGCACCGTTCCACACCCCGGACGGCACCATCGTGCGCGTGCCGTTCATGACAGGCCGGGGCAAGAAGCACGTTGCCGTCTACCCAGGCTTCAAGGCCCTCAAGCTGCCATACAAGAACGATGACGGCGATGGCAGGCAATTTTAcatgctgctgcttctcccTGACGACAGCACAACCACTATGAAGCTCAGTGATCTCTACGACCAGGCCGTCTCGACCCCAGGTTTCATCAAGAACCACAGTCCGACGGTGAAGGTTCTGGTGGGGCGGTTCATGGTCCCCAAGTTCAAGTTCATGTTCGGTTTCGAGGCATCGTCGGACATGCGTAAGCTTGGACTAACCAAGCCTTTCGAAGACGGCAACTTCTCGGGCATGGTGAGCGATGAGGATAGGCTCAGCATCACGGCGGTGTACCACAAAGCCACCGTCGAGGTGGATGAGCTGggcaccgtcgccgccgccgcgacagCAATACACATGGCTGGCAGTGCTCGTGGTGCAAGCCCACCAAAGCCTCGGGTGGATTTCGTGGCGGATCGGCCGTTCTTATTCGCCATTGTTGAAGAGAGGTCTAGCGCGGTGATGTTCCTTGGTCATGTGGTCAATCCTGTGAATCACTAA